The following proteins are encoded in a genomic region of Aerococcaceae bacterium DSM 111021:
- a CDS encoding Crp/Fnr family transcriptional regulator: protein MDKIAERATTKEFKRSDYLFRAQEKDDTLYIVNRGKVRIFLLSDSGKEQLIRILHPGDFMGEWTIFNPGGVHEAYAQATQDTVVCTIHQDDIQAFLTDYPTITMKLLVEMSQRLESSERQTAKVAEDQVGTRLTMFLAENVAGQDPEQVIDLEMTRKDIASYLGTTPETISRKFKELEEAGLIQQMTPKKIKIYDLDDLLLYSES, encoded by the coding sequence CTTATTCCGAGCGCAAGAAAAAGATGATACATTATATATAGTCAATAGAGGTAAAGTCCGAATCTTTCTATTATCGGATTCAGGAAAAGAACAACTGATTCGGATTCTGCACCCCGGTGATTTTATGGGAGAGTGGACTATCTTTAACCCAGGCGGCGTCCACGAAGCCTATGCACAAGCAACCCAAGATACTGTTGTTTGTACGATTCACCAAGACGACATCCAAGCGTTCTTAACAGACTATCCAACCATTACGATGAAATTGCTCGTAGAAATGTCACAAAGACTTGAAAGTTCTGAAAGACAAACAGCTAAAGTGGCCGAAGACCAAGTGGGTACCCGACTGACGATGTTTTTAGCTGAAAATGTTGCGGGACAAGATCCTGAACAAGTGATTGACCTAGAGATGACGCGAAAAGATATTGCTTCATACTTAGGAACAACGCCTGAAACCATCAGTCGAAAATTTAAGGAACTTGAAGAAGCAGGTTTGATTCAACAAATGACCCCCAAAAAAATAAAAATATATGATTTAGACGACTTATTACTCTACAGCGAGTCGTAA
- a CDS encoding NADP-dependent phosphogluconate dehydrogenase: MEITIIGLGKMGLSLAKQLNKQGQTINGFDMNPLISDDYSDKRLNYLSSIDELSLFQDTKNLVFLVLPSGEPTKATIHELSRLLKKDDMIIDFSNSFYKDSIENFEALRDLGIKYYDCGLSGGVEGAMYGACMMLGGPADTDEALLALLESLCVPDGFDFYPQPGSGHYLKMVHNGIEYGMMQAIAEGLELLKVQGQFEFDLSKVTRNWSHGSIIESALLSNIHEELVGDSELSQFGHKVHASGEAKWMISEALQEEVPTPVISLSLMKRNASLRDVAFSNQVISAMRYNFGGHKEY, from the coding sequence ATGGAAATTACAATAATTGGATTAGGAAAGATGGGCTTATCGCTCGCAAAGCAATTGAATAAGCAAGGTCAGACCATTAACGGATTCGATATGAATCCGTTAATTTCTGATGATTATTCAGATAAACGTTTAAATTATTTGAGTAGTATTGATGAGTTAAGCTTGTTTCAAGATACGAAAAATCTCGTGTTTCTAGTTCTACCATCAGGTGAGCCAACTAAAGCAACGATTCATGAACTTTCAAGACTTTTGAAAAAAGATGATATGATTATTGATTTTTCAAATTCATTCTATAAAGATTCGATTGAAAATTTTGAAGCACTGCGTGATTTAGGTATTAAATACTATGATTGTGGCTTATCAGGTGGGGTTGAAGGGGCAATGTATGGAGCATGTATGATGTTAGGTGGACCGGCTGATACTGATGAAGCCTTGCTTGCATTGTTGGAATCGCTTTGTGTGCCAGATGGTTTTGATTTTTATCCTCAACCAGGTAGTGGACATTACTTGAAGATGGTTCACAACGGGATTGAATACGGGATGATGCAAGCTATTGCTGAAGGGTTAGAGTTATTGAAAGTACAAGGCCAATTTGAATTTGACTTGAGTAAAGTGACGCGTAATTGGAGCCATGGCTCGATCATTGAATCCGCGCTGTTGTCAAATATTCATGAAGAATTGGTTGGGGATAGTGAGTTGAGTCAATTTGGACATAAAGTTCATGCATCGGGAGAAGCAAAATGGATGATTAGTGAAGCCTTGCAGGAAGAAGTTCCTACACCTGTCATTTCACTTTCATTAATGAAGCGAAATGCATCACTGCGCGATGTAGCTTTCTCAAATCAAGTTATATCCGCAATGCGCTATAACTTTGGAGGACACAAAGAATATTGA
- a CDS encoding PTS transporter subunit EIIC, translating to MDVMQKFSKAMFIPVLILPIAGLLIAIGNIFTNPNLLEVVPFLDNPYTVGFGTIISGSLVTILQNLGIIFCVGIAVGLADKKKGEAGFTAMLAFLVFINAMNKFMELNGTLADPEALRGTGQSVVLGVQVLDMGVFAGILLGVIIAYVFNKYADIEFNNAFNIYGGTRFAFIILIPVVVIFAIVMTYIWPFFQSGINSLGGWIQHAGNFGLFVYGALERLLIPTGLHHLVYTPFLYSSLGGTEVIGEAVFEGSRNIYYAEMVEPSIRQLSESVIWDARGISKMFGLIGACLAMYVTADPDKKQRAKAILIPAAFTSFIAGVTEPIEFSFMFIAPILYVVHAALSGLSMVVLNIFNVRSIGPNGFIDFLLMNVPLGIEKTGWPMYILVGLVFFVIYFVVFRLLIKVMDLKTIGRETDGADTKLYSKKDYLDKKANLSHEDDVDVAAKERGSIGVTVVELLGGADNIESVTNCYSRLRTVLKDPELVDQAGLKNETQASGVVVKGNNVQVVYGVQVGSIRKSVDEVLGFSSED from the coding sequence ATGGATGTCATGCAAAAATTCTCGAAAGCCATGTTTATTCCAGTGTTAATTCTACCGATTGCTGGTTTACTAATTGCGATTGGAAATATATTTACGAATCCAAATTTACTAGAGGTGGTGCCATTTTTAGATAATCCGTATACAGTCGGTTTTGGAACAATTATATCAGGTTCACTTGTAACAATATTACAAAACTTAGGTATTATATTCTGTGTCGGAATTGCGGTTGGTTTAGCTGACAAGAAAAAAGGTGAAGCTGGTTTCACAGCTATGTTAGCTTTCCTTGTTTTTATTAATGCAATGAATAAATTCATGGAATTAAATGGCACGTTAGCTGATCCTGAAGCGTTAAGAGGAACTGGACAAAGTGTTGTTCTAGGTGTTCAAGTTTTAGATATGGGTGTATTCGCCGGAATTTTACTTGGAGTTATCATTGCATATGTATTCAATAAATATGCAGATATTGAATTTAATAACGCCTTTAATATTTATGGTGGAACACGTTTTGCATTTATTATCTTAATTCCAGTTGTTGTTATTTTTGCGATAGTGATGACTTATATCTGGCCATTCTTCCAAAGTGGTATCAATTCACTAGGTGGTTGGATTCAACATGCCGGGAACTTTGGTTTGTTCGTATATGGAGCGCTGGAGAGATTACTTATACCAACAGGTCTACATCACTTAGTTTATACACCATTCTTGTATTCATCACTTGGTGGGACGGAAGTTATTGGAGAAGCGGTATTCGAAGGGTCTCGTAATATTTATTACGCGGAGATGGTTGAACCGTCAATTCGTCAATTATCTGAAAGTGTTATCTGGGATGCGCGTGGTATTTCGAAGATGTTTGGTCTAATCGGAGCGTGTTTAGCAATGTACGTTACTGCAGATCCAGATAAGAAACAACGTGCGAAAGCTATTCTTATTCCGGCAGCCTTTACTTCATTTATCGCTGGAGTTACTGAGCCGATTGAATTTTCATTCATGTTCATCGCACCCATTTTATATGTTGTGCATGCGGCTTTAAGTGGTTTAAGTATGGTTGTATTGAACATATTCAATGTTCGCTCAATTGGTCCTAATGGTTTCATTGATTTTCTATTAATGAATGTGCCTTTAGGGATCGAAAAAACGGGTTGGCCAATGTACATTCTTGTAGGACTCGTGTTCTTCGTTATCTACTTTGTGGTCTTTAGACTTTTAATTAAAGTCATGGACTTGAAAACAATCGGACGCGAGACAGACGGAGCAGACACAAAATTATATTCGAAAAAAGATTACTTAGATAAAAAAGCAAACCTTAGCCATGAAGATGATGTTGACGTTGCGGCTAAAGAACGTGGAAGCATCGGAGTGACTGTGGTTGAGTTGTTAGGTGGAGCCGACAATATCGAATCCGTTACAAATTGTTATTCAAGACTTAGAACCGTATTAAAAGATCCCGAACTTGTTGATCAAGCGGGCTTAAAGAACGAAACTCAAGCGAGTGGTGTTGTTGTCAAAGGGAACAATGTCCAAGTGGTATACGGGGTTCAAGTTGGATCAATTAGAAAATCAGTCGATGAAGTATTAGGCTTCAGTTCAGAAGATTAG
- a CDS encoding heavy metal translocating P-type ATPase, producing the protein MVNYMLKHREGQFLMIGTVFLLLGFISFANLFLSRTFFYIAIFFLGFFATKDAIIETLRERSPNVDLLMVMAAVGAMLIGYESEGAMLLFIFAGAEVLEDFAMNKSTKAIEELMGQVPDTAHLLKENGDVVEVATSELTVGQVVVVAKGDQVPIDGILDRTTLVNEAALTGESLPVEKNKDDEVFAGTINEGNSFYLTVNKTSQETVFSNIVRMVEEAQSRPSQISRVIDRLEAKYVIGVLTAVPLFIIALMFITSMSFQEAFYRGMVLLTVASPCALVASATPATLSAISNGAKNGILFKGGAAMEALSTMDVLLSDKTGTLTVGEFKVVDFQVSEDVLKEVVFMEQTSSHPIAEAISSSFSELSLKSVDQTESVEEIIAVGMRKGDIIVGKPSYFEQYNDPQAFKNLETKGYTVIFIGQANELIGYFFLADQVREEAKYAVQSFQNQDVDVQLITGDNAEVAKLVSNEVGIEIYQASCLPEDKINYVQTEQAAGHVVGVIGDGINDAPALASADIGIAMGSGSSVAMESADVVIVKNNLAKLFYSYQLSEKLNRIIKQNIAFSVSVIVILVFLNIIGWLDLPMGVVFHEGSTILVILNGLRLLAEKDLDEVR; encoded by the coding sequence ATGGTTAATTACATGTTAAAACACCGTGAAGGCCAGTTTCTGATGATTGGGACGGTGTTTTTACTTCTGGGGTTTATTTCATTCGCTAATCTTTTCCTAAGTCGCACATTCTTCTATATCGCGATTTTTTTCCTAGGCTTCTTTGCGACTAAGGATGCGATTATCGAAACGTTGAGAGAGCGCTCGCCCAATGTCGATTTGTTAATGGTCATGGCAGCTGTGGGTGCCATGCTTATCGGCTACGAATCAGAAGGTGCGATGTTACTATTCATCTTCGCTGGGGCTGAAGTTTTAGAAGACTTTGCGATGAATAAATCAACCAAAGCCATCGAAGAGCTCATGGGACAAGTACCTGATACAGCCCATTTATTAAAAGAAAACGGTGACGTCGTAGAAGTAGCCACGTCAGAATTGACGGTCGGTCAAGTTGTTGTGGTAGCCAAAGGGGATCAAGTGCCGATTGATGGAATTCTTGACCGGACAACGCTTGTCAACGAAGCCGCACTCACAGGTGAGTCGCTTCCCGTTGAAAAAAATAAAGACGACGAGGTTTTTGCTGGGACAATTAATGAAGGTAATTCTTTCTATCTAACAGTCAATAAAACCAGTCAAGAAACTGTTTTCTCGAATATTGTCCGGATGGTAGAAGAAGCCCAAAGCCGTCCTTCTCAGATTTCGCGAGTCATTGACCGCCTTGAAGCAAAATATGTGATAGGTGTCTTGACTGCCGTGCCTCTATTTATTATTGCATTAATGTTTATAACTTCAATGAGTTTTCAAGAGGCATTTTATCGTGGGATGGTTTTATTAACCGTTGCGAGCCCTTGTGCTCTAGTCGCATCGGCGACGCCAGCTACCTTGTCTGCCATTAGTAATGGAGCTAAGAATGGGATTCTGTTCAAAGGTGGGGCAGCTATGGAAGCATTGAGTACGATGGATGTCCTGCTTTCTGATAAAACGGGGACGCTAACTGTCGGTGAATTCAAAGTGGTAGATTTTCAAGTGTCAGAGGACGTTTTGAAAGAAGTTGTTTTTATGGAACAAACTTCCAGTCACCCGATCGCTGAAGCAATCAGTTCTTCCTTTAGTGAATTGAGTTTAAAGTCTGTTGATCAAACCGAAAGTGTTGAAGAAATCATTGCAGTCGGAATGCGTAAAGGCGATATTATTGTCGGGAAGCCGTCTTATTTTGAACAATATAATGATCCGCAGGCATTTAAAAACCTTGAAACAAAAGGTTATACCGTGATTTTTATAGGTCAAGCGAACGAATTGATTGGATACTTTTTCTTAGCTGACCAAGTTCGCGAGGAGGCAAAATATGCGGTTCAAAGTTTTCAAAACCAAGACGTCGATGTTCAACTCATTACCGGAGATAATGCAGAGGTGGCGAAGTTGGTGTCTAATGAAGTAGGGATTGAGATTTATCAAGCCTCTTGCTTACCTGAAGACAAGATTAACTATGTTCAAACAGAGCAAGCTGCCGGACATGTTGTCGGTGTGATTGGCGATGGGATTAATGATGCGCCCGCTCTAGCAAGTGCTGATATTGGAATTGCGATGGGTTCTGGATCATCCGTTGCTATGGAATCAGCTGATGTTGTTATTGTGAAAAATAATCTAGCCAAGTTATTCTATAGTTACCAACTGAGTGAGAAATTAAATCGGATTATTAAACAAAATATAGCCTTCTCAGTTTCAGTTATTGTTATCTTAGTCTTTTTGAATATTATTGGATGGCTTGATTTACCAATGGGCGTCGTCTTCCATGAAGGATCAACCATCTTAGTGATTCTTAATGGCCTGCGTTTATTGGCGGAGAAAGATCTTGATGAAGTTAGATAG
- a CDS encoding 6-phospho-alpha-glucosidase encodes MKKFSVVIAGGGSTFTPGIVKMLLENIERFPLERLYLYDNDEARQAILGEAIEIMLKEEAPEIEFAYTTDPEKAFTGMDFCMAHIRVGKYAMREQDEKIPLKHDLIGQETCGPGGMAYGMRSIGGMIELIDLMEDYAPDCWMLNYSNPASIVAEACRVLKPESKVLNICDMPVGTLRRMSQILGMTPDELEVDYFGLNHFGWWTSIRGKDGTDYTEQVKAYVKENGYLNQVEIDTQHTDPSWQDTHKKARDLFAVEPRFLPNTYLQYYLFPDEMVEHSDPDFTRANEVMAGREKDVFDTAKGIIAAGTAKENGFHIDSHASFIVDLARAIAFNTHERMIMIVENNGAIANFPDDAMVEVPCIIGSKGPEPLAQGKIPMFEQALMFQQVSSEKLLVEGFIEGSYQKVWQAYTLSRTIPSATKAREVLDDLIVANGDFWPELN; translated from the coding sequence ATGAAAAAATTCTCAGTTGTTATTGCAGGAGGCGGAAGTACGTTTACGCCAGGTATTGTTAAGATGTTACTTGAAAATATTGAAAGGTTTCCATTAGAAAGACTATACCTTTATGATAATGATGAAGCGCGTCAGGCGATTTTAGGTGAAGCGATTGAAATCATGTTAAAAGAAGAAGCGCCAGAAATCGAGTTCGCTTATACTACAGATCCAGAGAAAGCCTTCACAGGAATGGATTTTTGTATGGCACACATACGTGTTGGAAAGTATGCAATGCGTGAACAAGATGAAAAGATTCCATTAAAACATGATCTAATTGGACAAGAAACATGTGGACCCGGTGGTATGGCTTACGGTATGCGTAGTATTGGGGGAATGATTGAGTTAATAGACTTAATGGAAGATTATGCTCCAGATTGCTGGATGCTAAACTATTCAAACCCAGCATCAATCGTCGCAGAAGCTTGTCGCGTCTTAAAACCAGAATCTAAAGTATTAAATATCTGTGATATGCCAGTTGGTACGTTACGTCGTATGTCTCAAATCTTAGGTATGACACCGGATGAATTAGAAGTGGATTACTTTGGTTTAAATCACTTTGGTTGGTGGACGTCAATCCGTGGAAAAGACGGAACAGACTATACTGAACAAGTTAAAGCCTATGTAAAAGAAAATGGTTACTTGAACCAAGTAGAGATTGATACGCAACATACGGATCCAAGCTGGCAAGACACACATAAGAAAGCGAGAGATTTATTCGCTGTCGAACCGCGCTTTTTACCAAACACTTACTTACAATATTACTTATTCCCAGACGAAATGGTAGAACATTCTGATCCAGATTTCACTCGGGCTAATGAAGTCATGGCAGGCCGTGAGAAAGATGTATTCGATACTGCCAAGGGGATTATTGCGGCGGGGACTGCTAAAGAGAATGGTTTCCATATTGATAGTCATGCGTCATTTATAGTAGACTTAGCACGAGCTATTGCGTTTAATACACATGAACGAATGATCATGATTGTAGAAAATAATGGGGCGATTGCGAACTTCCCAGATGATGCGATGGTTGAAGTTCCATGTATTATCGGATCAAAAGGACCAGAACCTTTAGCACAAGGAAAGATACCAATGTTCGAACAAGCGTTAATGTTCCAACAAGTATCCTCTGAGAAATTATTAGTAGAAGGCTTTATTGAAGGTAGCTATCAAAAAGTTTGGCAAGCTTATACATTATCTAGAACAATTCCAAGTGCAACAAAAGCACGTGAAGTATTAGATGATTTAATTGTTGCCAATGGAGATTTCTGGCCAGAATTAAACTAA
- a CDS encoding MurR/RpiR family transcriptional regulator, whose translation MKDNYYTTNKMFTDIENTVLKYIDNNQTLLKDMTIQKLADETFTSKSTIFRLAKKLGFDGFTDMIYHLSRQQTKTDDGEVDAYVGNLSMSIQKIFIQNEVNLLAFIERTKKDDRSLYIIGTGYSGIIGEYLYKKILGQGELVYYSNGADTNALFLNNVHRISDIICISKSGETELVNSKAEIAKEKGLGVISFTHSNDNSLAKLSDIAFTIDDNQFLDRNNINSTQFYSMLLLYLEYLIEKSF comes from the coding sequence ATGAAAGATAATTATTATACAACGAACAAAATGTTTACTGATATTGAAAATACTGTGCTTAAGTATATCGATAATAATCAGACTTTGTTAAAAGACATGACGATTCAAAAGTTAGCGGATGAGACGTTTACTTCGAAGTCGACAATTTTTAGATTAGCTAAGAAACTCGGATTCGATGGGTTTACAGATATGATTTATCACTTGAGTCGTCAGCAAACCAAGACAGATGACGGCGAAGTTGATGCTTATGTTGGTAACTTATCGATGAGTATTCAGAAAATATTTATACAAAATGAAGTGAATTTACTAGCCTTTATCGAGCGGACAAAAAAAGATGACCGCTCACTTTACATTATTGGAACAGGCTATTCAGGAATTATCGGAGAGTACTTATATAAGAAAATATTAGGCCAAGGTGAGTTGGTTTATTACTCTAATGGGGCCGATACCAATGCATTATTTCTAAATAATGTGCATCGAATCTCAGATATTATTTGTATTTCCAAAAGTGGAGAAACGGAGCTCGTGAATAGTAAGGCAGAAATTGCAAAAGAAAAAGGTTTAGGTGTTATTTCATTTACACATTCGAATGATAATTCACTCGCAAAACTATCGGATATTGCTTTTACGATTGATGATAATCAGTTTTTAGATCGAAATAATATTAATTCCACACAATTTTATTCGATGTTATTACTCTATTTAGAGTATCTTATTGAAAAGTCTTTCTAG